Proteins from a genomic interval of Cytophagia bacterium CHB2:
- the rimO gene encoding 30S ribosomal protein S12 methylthiotransferase RimO: MIKGPSLKVNLITLGCPKNVVDSEVLKGGLKLRGVEFVADAAAAEAIIVNTCGFIESAKEESIDTILQAVALKKQGSCKQVFVTGCLSERYTPELRKEIPEVDGFYGNRDLRQIVNGLARQMRLKYELLGESNAAGERELITPRHYAYLKISEGCEHPCTFCAIPQIRGGFRSTPIPMLVQEARLLAEKGVKELILVAQDSTQYGLDLNGRQQLPQLLRALCEVEGIEWLRVMYAYPHHVTDEMIEIIASQPKIVKYLDMPIQHITDRMLKRMARRVNRGFTEELLARLHAKIPNLVLRTSLITGFPGETEEDCQSLYDFVCEGHFERRGVFTYSHEENTPAFNFNEQIEEEIKRERYDLLTEAQREIAAEWNHRHLGRELRVLIDEYDDHEHAYRGRTEWDCPEIDHNVLIPSSNGQFVCGDFYQVQITGSADFELTGHLKSQPNASLPQATAANGRYLKVLA, encoded by the coding sequence ATCATAAAAGGCCCTAGCTTGAAAGTCAATCTCATCACCCTCGGCTGTCCCAAAAACGTCGTTGACTCCGAAGTCCTCAAGGGCGGCTTGAAGCTGCGCGGCGTTGAGTTCGTTGCCGATGCGGCGGCAGCGGAGGCCATCATCGTCAATACCTGCGGGTTCATCGAGTCTGCCAAAGAAGAATCGATTGACACTATTCTGCAAGCCGTGGCGCTGAAAAAGCAAGGCTCGTGCAAGCAAGTTTTTGTCACGGGCTGCCTCTCCGAACGCTACACGCCCGAATTGCGCAAAGAAATTCCGGAAGTTGATGGTTTTTATGGCAACCGCGATTTGCGCCAAATCGTCAACGGCCTCGCCCGGCAAATGCGGTTGAAATACGAATTGCTCGGCGAGTCGAACGCGGCGGGCGAACGCGAGTTAATCACGCCCAGGCATTATGCCTATCTCAAAATCTCCGAAGGCTGTGAGCATCCCTGCACGTTTTGTGCGATTCCGCAGATTCGCGGCGGATTTCGCAGCACGCCGATTCCCATGTTGGTGCAGGAGGCACGTCTGCTTGCCGAAAAAGGCGTGAAAGAGCTGATTCTCGTGGCGCAAGATTCCACGCAATACGGATTGGATTTGAACGGCAGGCAGCAATTGCCGCAGCTTTTGCGCGCGCTTTGTGAAGTCGAAGGCATCGAATGGCTGCGCGTGATGTATGCCTATCCCCATCACGTCACTGATGAGATGATCGAGATCATTGCCTCGCAGCCGAAAATCGTGAAGTATCTCGACATGCCGATTCAGCACATCACCGACCGCATGCTCAAGCGCATGGCGCGCCGCGTGAATCGCGGTTTCACCGAAGAATTGCTGGCGCGCTTGCACGCCAAGATTCCCAATCTGGTGTTGCGCACCTCATTGATCACCGGTTTTCCCGGCGAGACTGAAGAAGATTGTCAGAGTTTATATGATTTCGTGTGCGAAGGCCATTTCGAGCGGCGCGGCGTGTTTACCTATTCTCACGAGGAAAACACCCCGGCATTCAACTTCAACGAACAAATCGAAGAAGAAATCAAACGCGAACGATACGATTTGCTCACGGAGGCGCAGCGTGAGATCGCAGCGGAATGGAATCACCGCCACCTCGGGCGTGAGTTGCGGGTTTTAATCGATGAGTACGACGATCATGAACATGCCTATCGCGGCCGCACGGAGTGGGATTGCCCGGAGATCGATCACAACGTTTTAATCCCGTCGTCAAACGGCCAGTTTGTCTGCGGAGATTTTTATCAGGTGCAGATAACCGGTTCGGCGGACTTTGAGTTGACCGGACATTTAAAAAGTCAACCAAACGCATCTTTACCGCAGGCGACCGCGGCGAATGGCCGTTATTTGAAAGTGTTGGCATAG
- the ftsY gene encoding signal recognition particle-docking protein FtsY, with product MASFFEKLKSGLSKTRRSLVDNVVQAVTGKARLDQALVDELESLLISADLGVAMTTAFLERLRERLGFGQRASREAVLDCLKEFLVERLESTTNGKWSGTADFFSPSQRPYVLMIVGVNGVGKTTTIAKLAHVFRQRGRSVLVAAADTFRAAAADQLEIWAKRAQVEIIKTKAGGDPSAVVFDALTAANSRQTDIVIVDTAGRLHTKSNLMEELKKMMRVMKRVLPEAPHEVLLVLDANTGQNGLRQAQAFFETAGVTGLIVTKLDGTAKGGIIFAIQEQLKIPVRFIGVGEGMDDLQPFEPEAFIEALFA from the coding sequence ATGGCTTCCTTTTTTGAAAAACTGAAGTCCGGCTTGAGCAAAACCCGCCGCAGCCTGGTGGACAATGTCGTGCAGGCGGTCACCGGCAAAGCGCGTCTCGATCAAGCATTGGTCGATGAGCTGGAAAGCTTGTTGATTTCCGCTGATCTCGGTGTAGCGATGACAACTGCCTTTCTCGAGCGCTTGCGGGAACGCCTCGGCTTCGGCCAGAGGGCTTCACGTGAGGCGGTGCTTGATTGCCTGAAAGAGTTTCTCGTCGAACGCCTTGAGTCCACCACGAACGGCAAGTGGAGCGGCACGGCTGATTTCTTTTCGCCCTCGCAGCGGCCTTATGTGCTGATGATCGTCGGCGTGAACGGAGTCGGCAAAACCACGACAATTGCCAAGCTCGCGCATGTGTTTCGCCAGCGCGGGCGCTCGGTGCTGGTGGCGGCTGCAGACACGTTCCGCGCCGCGGCCGCGGATCAATTGGAGATCTGGGCGAAGCGTGCGCAAGTGGAGATCATCAAAACCAAAGCCGGCGGCGATCCTTCTGCGGTTGTGTTCGATGCGCTGACCGCAGCGAACTCGCGGCAAACGGATATCGTCATCGTTGATACCGCCGGCCGCTTGCACACCAAAAGCAACTTGATGGAAGAGTTGAAGAAAATGATGCGCGTGATGAAACGCGTGCTGCCCGAGGCCCCGCATGAAGTGCTGCTCGTGCTCGACGCCAACACCGGCCAAAATGGTTTGCGCCAGGCCCAGGCCTTTTTCGAAACCGCCGGCGTCACCGGCTTGATCGTCACCAAGCTCGACGGCACCGCCAAAGGTGGCATCATCTTCGCGATTCAAGAGCAGCTCAAAATTCCGGTGCGTTTTATCGGCGTAGGCGAGGGCATGGACGATTTGCAGCCGTTCGAGCCTGAGGCGTTTATCGAGGCGTTGTTTGCGTAG